A window of the Cicer arietinum cultivar CDC Frontier isolate Library 1 chromosome 6, Cicar.CDCFrontier_v2.0, whole genome shotgun sequence genome harbors these coding sequences:
- the LOC101502049 gene encoding BEL1-like homeodomain protein 7 — MSSLRPELHVAQQIRRDKLRFQNHFQDNNMEQLLSLHQVAQPGFNLDLLQLRNNNNNMVVDDDDDDDDEAQIYSSQMINSFSTSPQYASFHHSSSKQQQSHQISDNWTINSSSYNYHPNETNFLPSHLHNHSNSNSSLQDIATSSITPHSLMQHSIWGGVNSHNATITTMSPFHENQANLWTNRGVVENMGTFLSDCNPHQGLSLSLSSQSKLPSPSSFEQGSSNMMKTLIHQEPIIIGTTTSNSSNSSYRSVGPLGPFTGYATILKSSRFLKPCQELLEECCGCRQSGPKWVSRDVVVDDENGVCGSNSGSMLLYGSKEKENSVADADAGNSFCLSSSSSRPECQKNKAQLLFMQQEVSRRHKQYHQQMQMVVSSFESVAGLSSATPYISLALKSLSKHFKSLKNSITDQLKITCQVLGEDFSILPPTITSSSSKIDSSNNVTRIRCMNHSIQKNYSGGNSNVDFVEPQQHVWRPQRGLPERSVAILKAWLFEHFLHPYPTDTDKHMLATQTGLSRNQVSNWFINARVRVWKPMVEEIHMLESKGITESENNSTKNEASRGVGRNGMAEKEFQCMEMGSSSSTGINNVENDKEQWNNIKEKRSKLENEITENMDTTTVMGGFMPYQRGSVSLTLGLRHGVENVQQQLQHEVELRHQFGGHMIHDFVG, encoded by the exons ATGAGTAGCTTAAGGCCAGAATTGCATGTAGCTCAGCAAATAAGGCGTGACAAATTGAGGTTTCAGAATCATTTTCAAGACAACAACATGGAACAATTATTATCATTACACCAAGTAGCACAACCAGGGTTCAACTTGGATCTTCTTCAACTTagaaacaacaacaataacatggttgttgatgatgatgatgatgatgatgatgaagcaCAAATTTATTCATCTCAAATGATAAATAGTTTCTCAACTTCTCCTCAATATGCTTCATTCCACCATTCATCTTCAAAACAACAACAATCTCATCAAATCTCTGATAATTGGACCATCAATTCTTCTTCTTATAATTATCATCCAAATGAAACAAATTTCTTGCCTTCTCACCTTCATAAtcatagtaatagtaatagttcTTTGCAAGATATTGCAACTTCTTCCATTACTCCCCATTCTTTAATGCAGCATAGCATTTGGGGAGGTGTGAATAGTCATAATGCTACTATTACTACTATGTCTCCATTTCATGAGAATCAAGCAAATCTATGGACAAATAGAGGTGTTGTTGAAAACATGGGAACTTTCTTGAGTGATTGTAACCCTCATCAAGGTTTATCCTTGTCACTTTCATCACAATCAAAATTACCTTCACCTTCTAGTTTTGAACAAGGGTCTTCAAATATGATGAAAACATTGATTCATCAAGAACCAATTATAATAGgaacaacaacatcaaacagTAGTAATAGTAGTTATAGAAGTGTGGGTCCTCTTGGACCATTTACTGGGTATGCAACAATTTTGAAAAGTTCAAGGTTTTTGAAACCTTGTCAAGAGTTGTTAGAAGAATGTTGTGGATGTCGTCAATCTGGTCCAAAATGGGTTTCTAGagatgttgttgttgatgatgaaaATGGTGTTTGTGGTAGTAATTCAGGTTCTATGTTGTTGTATGGTTCAAAAGAGAAAGAGAATAGTGTTGCTGATGCTGATGCTGGGAATAGTTTttgtctctcttcttcttcttctcggCCTGAGTGCCAAAAGAATAAGGCTCAATTACTGTTCATGCAACAAGAG GTTAGCAGAAGACACAAGCAATACCATCAACAAATGCAAATGGTTGTTTCATCTTTTGAATCAGTAGCAGGTCTAAGTTCAGCAACACCATACATTTCCTTGGCACTCAAGTCACTATCAAAACACTTTAAATCACTTAAAAATTCGATCACAGATCAACTAAAGATTACATGTCAAGTATTGGGAGAGGACTTTTCAATACTACCACCAACCATAACAagcagcagtagtaaaattgacaGTAGCAATAATGTGACAAGGATAAGGTGCATGAACCATAGCATTCAAAAGAATTATTCTGGAGGTAATAGTAATGTTGACTTTGTTGAACCTCAACAACATGTTTGGAGGCCCCAGAGAGGCTTGCCAGAACGTTCTGTGGCAATTCTTAAAGCTTGGTTATTTGAACATTTTCTTCATCC GTACCCCACGGACACGGATAAACACATGTTAGCTACACAAACAGGTCTATCAAGAAACCAG GTATCAAATTGGTTTATAAACGCGCGAGTTCGAGTGTGGAAACCAATGGTGGAAGAAATACACATGCTTGAATCAAAAGGAATAACAGAAAGTGAGAACAATAGTACTAAAAATGAGGCAAGCAGAGGAGTTGGAAGAAATGGAATGGCAGAAAAGGAATTTCAATGTATGGAAATGGGGTCATCATCTTCAACAGGCATTAACAATGTTGAAAATGATAAAGAGCAATGGAACAATATTAAAGAGAAAAGGTCGAAATTGGAAAATGAGATTACAGAAAACATGGATACAACAACAGTGATGGGTGGTTTTATGCCATATCAACGTGGTTCTGTGTCACTGACATTGGGTTTGAGACATGGCGTTGAAAATGTACAACAACAGTTACAGCATGAGGTAGAGCTTAGACATCAATTTGGAGGACATATGATCCATGATTTCGTTGGTTAA